A single Hippopotamus amphibius kiboko isolate mHipAmp2 chromosome 5, mHipAmp2.hap2, whole genome shotgun sequence DNA region contains:
- the LOC130853788 gene encoding calmodulin-1-like: protein MADQLTEEKVAEFKEAFSLFDKDGDGTMTTKELGTVMRSLGQNPTEAELRDMINEVDADGNGTIDFPEFLTVMARKMKDIDSEEEIREAFPVFDKDGSGYISAAGLCHVMTNLGEKLTDEEVDEMIREADTDGDGQVNYQEFVQMMTAK from the coding sequence ATGGCTGACCAGCTGACTGAAGAGAAGGTTGCAGAATTCAAAGAAGCTTTTTCACTATTTGACAAGGATGGTGATGGAACTATGACAACTAAGGAATTGGGAACTGTAATGAGGTCTCTTGGGCAGAATCCCACAGAAGCAGAGTTACGGGACATGATTAATGAAGTAGATGCTGATGGTAATGGCACAATTGACTTCCCTGAATTTCTGACAGTGAtggcaagaaaaatgaaagacatagACAGTGAAGAAGAAATTAGAGAAGCATTCCCTGTGTTTGATAAGGATGGTAGTGGCTATATTAGTGCAGCAGGGCTCTGCCATGTGATGACAAACCTTGGAGAGAAGTTAACAGATGAAGAGGTTGATGAAATGATCAGGGAAGCAGATACTGATGGTGATGGTCAAGTAAACTATCAAGAATTTGTACAGATGATGACAGCAAAGTGA